The Strigops habroptila isolate Jane chromosome 13, bStrHab1.2.pri, whole genome shotgun sequence genome contains a region encoding:
- the LOC115615377 gene encoding P2Y purinoceptor 1-like, whose product MEAPPRWPGNGTLCPVDTGFTQRFLPTVYLVVVALGLVGNGLGLWHLCTRARRGVRQPLGLLVGNLGLADLLYVSTLPFLVSYYLQGRVWLFGQGWCRITRGLFHLNLYASIGFLTCISIHCYLGIVHPLKAQGWCYGTTPSAWLSTMVWVWVIAQVAPDFAFSKMDDTGTRCHDTTEHEYLGVYLPYTMTITVTGFVIPFLIIIGCYCHMVVVLCRNDTVNLSLRRSSISLVILVMILFSICFLPYHIFRNLNLLSRGWQLQGSCTQAVKNIYLSYQVTRGLASFNSALNPLLYVMTSEACMSRIRTICQTRKTSCQEDEKNMSIILCKEEVSDEL is encoded by the coding sequence ATGGAGGCTCCCCCCCGGTGGCCCGGCAATGGCACCCTGTGCCCCGTGGACACCGGCTTCACGCAGCGCTTCCTGCCCACCGTCTACCTGGTGGTGGTtgccctggggctggtggggaacGGGCTGGGGCTGTGGCACCTGTGCACCAGGGCCCGGCGCGGCGTCCGGCAGCCCCTCGGCTTGTTGGTGGGCAACCTGGGCTTGGCTGACCTGCTGTACGTGAGCACACTGCCCTTCCTCGTCAGCTACTACCTGCAGGGCAGAGTGTGGCTCTTCGGGCAGGGCTGGTGCCGGATCACCCGCGGCCTCTTCCACCTCAACCTCTACGCCAGCATCGGCTTCCTCACCTGCATCAGCATCCACTGCTACCTGGGCATTGTGCACCCGCTGAAGGCACAGGGCTGGTGCTATGGGACAACCCCTTCAGCATGGCTCAGCACGATGGTCTGGGTGTGGGTCATTGCACAGGTAGCTCCTGATTTTGCCTTCAGCAAGATGGACGATACAGGGACACGGTGCCACGACACGACGGAACATGAGTACCTGGGTGTTTACTTGCCATACACTATGACCATCACCGTGACTGGGTTTGTCATCCCATTCCTCATCATCATCGGCTGCTACTGCCACATGGTGGTGGTGCTCTGCAGGAATGACACTGTGAACCTAAGcctgaggagaagcagcatcagTTTGGTGATTCTTGTGATGATCCTCTTCTCCATCTGCTTCCTCCCCTACCACATCTTCAGAAACCTCAACTTGTTGTCTCGAGGCTGGCAGCTGCAAGGGTCCTGCACACAGGCTGTAAAGAATATTTACCTTTCCTACCAGGTGACCCGGGGACTGGCCAGCTTCAACAGTGCCCTCAACCCCCTGCTCTATGTGATGACCAGTGAAGCCTGCATGTCACGTATAAGGACCATCTGCCAAACAAGGAAAACCTCTTGCCAGGAAGATGAGAAGAATATGAGCATCATTCTTTGTAAGGAGGAGGTTTCTGATGAGCTCTGA